The window TATTTCAGAATTTTGCAGAAAACCGAGGCATCCCATTCTCTCCTCTGCATCAGAAACATTGGAACTCAGAGGGAAACGCAGCAATTCTAGGTTTGATGCGTATGTTGTAAAATTTTGGATCGCACATCCAGTGCATGTCAACAGTGAAGGCACAACTGATATGCGAGTTATCAGGGGAAGTCAGATGCATTTTCTGATTGGATAACAGAGGTAACAAGGCAATGGCTGTATCATAGTTCTATCGAATCATGCAGTGCAGTGAAGCTCACTTGGCCATTTGTAATCAGAAACAAACAACGggaattgctagaaaaactcagcatgtctggacACATGTTTGAAAGACATCAAAGTTAAAGTTACAggcccagtgactcttcttcaaagAAGCACAGGAGCTTGGTTGTCAGTGTGGTGACTGTTACATGTAGCAGGAGGGTTCTCACAACAGTAATTAAACAACTCTCTGTGAAAaaggagagaaggtggagaaTAATGGAAAAGGATAACGGGGAATACCAGGAACATTGGAGCAGTTTTTCTTTTCCAAAAGGCCATTCGAAAACACTAAAATGGTTAAGCAGCTGATCTGATAGTCTGGGTTTCAAAGGCAGCCGTGAGTTCTTGGCATTTGTCATGTTCTGCTTCAGGAGATGTATTAGTCTTCGGGAATGGGTGTGAGTGCAATTCCTGAAAGCATACCACATCAAACGCGCGTCTCTTTGCACATTACAAGTAAAGGTCCTAAGCTCTGTATTCCCTGTGAGCGACAAGAACTAAACCATTCAAAATGTTCAGCACGGAAAACCCCATCTTTCGTATTCTCCATACAGCCGGTTGATGATGCATTGAAACAGCAATTTTGTAGATTGTAATTACAAAATTGGGTGAAGATCAGCGATTCGAAGAACTGACACGACGCAGTGTATGAAGAATAGCATCGAATTCATTTTTTTAAAGACGGTTCTTATGCTATTCAAAAAAAAATCGTTCTCCAACAATACATTTCTTTCTTCGTGACTAGCTGTGGAAATAGGGCACAGGTAGCTTTGGGCGTTGTTCCTGGATTTTCAAGTAAATATAATATTATCATGGAATTAAAAAGAGTTATGGCAGTGTGAATGCATAGAAAGGTGGTTAGAGATGTGAGTATCTGTTATTCAACTCACCGAGGGAACAAAGACCACTGTCATcatctgtaagtgtgaggggttcatcaGGATCACTGTCCAATTGTAACTTTCCATCATGGGATTCTGCATCTTCAGTCTCAACATCGTCATAATCACCACGAATTCGACCTAGTGGGAAAGATGAGCATCACTAATACAAATTGAAATACACAACAACGATAACTGGAAAACGAGATTACTGCCTCAGATAAGGCAAGTGCTGGAAACTGAGACCAGAAGAGTTAGGTCGGTCATCGTAATTCTGAAGTTACGGAATGAGAAGAGTTGGTGCAATTTGGAATTGTTTTGCCTGGAAATGAGAAGGTGAAAGGTTATCTGGTCGAATTATTCAAGACAATAACCCGGATAAGACAGGGTTTGCAAATAAAACTACTTCAACTGATTAGACTATTTTAGCTCGAGGTATTATGCACAGAATTAATGCCAGACCGTTCAGGGAAGATGGCAAGAAAGGATAAAGCTGTACAAGGGCTCGGAAATATATTTCACAAACATTTGCTGATGTCTGATCAACTCTTAATTTTAAATGTGGCCGAGATTACTATTGGTCAAAGGTATTTATGGACATGTTTCAAAGGCAGGGAGCTGGTTTTAGGCCACACCATAGTTTGGAATTATCTCATTGAATGCAGGAAGAGTTACGAAGGGCTGAGAGACCTACCGCTGTATCTATCTTGCAATTGACTGACTTGGAGCTGAGCATGCAGAGTTGCTGCCATGGCTGCGATGAGTCATGAAATGATAACGACTGTCGTTGGGGAAGACAGGAACGAACATTTCACTATGGTAGAGAGATCAAAGATCAGGGATCATACATTTCAGAGAAGTGATGGGAGAAGTAAACAGGAAATCTTCCACTCTCTGCCAGGAAGGTTGATAGAGGCAAAACACACTCATAACACGATTCAGTGGTACACTTGCAATGTCAAGACATACAAGGCTGTGGGCCAAGGTGTGCTGGCAAATACGATTAGAATGATAACCTGGTTGTTTTTGGCCGGCACGAGCCGCAGCAACAATGTCCATGACCATGTGTTATCAAAACAGCGGTTTTCACTTTAACTAACACTCCTCATGAAACAGCCAGTGCTCACACTATCCTGTGAACGCAGTCGCCACATTACCTTGTGAGGGTTGCCATCGTGAAATTTTGGGCAGCATAGACAGTGTAGGACAAAAATGAATTGACTGAAAGTGAAGCCAAACACACCTGGAATGCTGTTGGATTTCACCTCAAGATTTTCAGATCCGGGATTATTGTCAGTCAAGTTGTGGCTGGTGTAGTATTCAATGCGATTGAGTGAGTCAATAGAAGCATAAGTTACTAAAAATAAAAATGGAGAGTTATTTTCATGCTCGAATTCCAAGAGAAGCCAAGACCAAACAGATTtagaatgagctgaaaatgtgttgctgggaaagcgcagcaggtcagacagcatccaaggagcaggagaatcgacttttcgggcatgagtcctgaggaagggctgatgcctgaaacgtcgattctcctgctccttggttgctgcctgacctgctgcgcttttccagcaacacattttcagctctgatctccagcatctgcaatcctcactttctcctcgaagatttagAATGAGGCAAGTATTCTTCAGCCAGAGGCTTGCGAATCTATGGAACACAGATGGCTATGGAGGCCAATCAGTGTGTATCTTAAAACAGAAATACAAAGGATATTGATTAATAAAACATCGAAGGAGAAGGCAAAGCAAAGTGGTTGAGAAGCACATCAGcccttattgaatgacagaatagactcgatgggccaaatgatctaaTCCTGCTCCTGTATGCCGTAGACTTATGGACTGTAGTTGAAGgttttattttattaattgtaGGGTGACAAGAGAAAGTATTGTTCTTTAATCGTGCCCGGAGAAATATCTAGAATAATGTCAAGTGAACCCACTGCGGGAAAGAATATGATataagaactaagagcaggagtaCTCCATCTGGCCGTTCCAGCCAGCTCTGcagttcaataagatcataactgatcttttcatggcttcAGTTCGACTTGCTCATGATTTTAATGTTCACAACATCATTCACCCCAGCTCTAAAATCATCTGatgaggcagggaattccataaatTCTCAATCCTGTGGGTGAAAATGTTCCTCCTGAATTTTGTCCTAAATCTGCTATCTGTACTTTTCAGGCCACTTCCGTTCAAAAGCAGTCATTTCTAATTTTATTCCAACAAAAAATGGATAATTTCACATTTATCATCTACCAGGCATTTTCTTTCCATTAATTTACACTGTGTCTGAACACCTGCAACGTTTCAGAGTCATATGCAGACTTTCAGCACCACTCATCTTCTGTGACTCATCATATTTGTTTATACATTGATCCCTCAATTTTGCTTCCACTCTTTGGTGCTGTGTAATCCATACTTATTGCAAAAGTTATATTATTTTAAAGTCAATGACGAATTGATTAGTTGGCCAGCCATCTGACGGGGTTTGGGTGGAACCAGGGTAGAAGTGAAATTGATAGATCTGTTTACATTTTCAACTACATTCCAGAAATAATCTATCAGGAATGTAGGGCAGTGAGAATTATTATATTGAAATTCTTACATCTCACTAAATGCGGACAGAGAACAGTTAATGAGGTAGCTTCCCACACAAGACGACCGTGTTTTAACTGTTAATCAGGTTCATTCAGTCATTAATCATGGAAGACTGCAAATTGAATGGAAGCTATACTTATCCAGTCACGATTCACTGTACAATAGGAAATATATATACCTGGTCCATGTTTGTGATCCGTCCTCTTGCCAGGGGGAATATTCTCAATTTCTTCATAAATTCCTTGGTACAAACCAAGACTTGAGCCTCTGTCTCCACGGTAAAGTTCTGTTGAATAAATGATATACTGGTCAGCATTTGTAGTTGACCACTCGCAGAAAAAAGATGTTTATATCTGAAGAACCAGGAGAGAGAAGAACGAGTTCACGCAATGCTGGTGACTAGAATCTTCACACAACATGAACTGTTCGCTGAAGGGAGATCATCTTTGAAAAGCAAATGAACAGGCCATGATTAATTTCCATGGAATGTCAGTTACCGAACCCGAGTATGTCAAACAGAAAGAGTGAGATGTTCTTGTTGGTAAAAATATGGATATTTTGTTCTAATTTTGCTGATTCAAATATTTATTCAAGAAAATTCTCAGCTCGCAATGGTGCATGTGAGTCAATATGTTGAGTGCAGAAAAATGAAACTCTTTAATGCAATGAACAAATGAAAATGCCAATAACctactttttttaaaacttgataACATTGAGGAGATTACACATTAATGCACAAGATGCCGTGGCGCTGACAAAAAAGGTTGATAACTATGTTGTTAGAATTGGACTACTTTCATTAAACAACTGCATTGTTATGACAATTAGTTAAAAACCAAAACGTGAGACGAATGAAATAAGGTGGACCTTGTTGACATTGTTCGTGATAGACTATGAAGTGCATAGTTTTTATGGCTATATGTAAAGGAAAATTAAGAGAATGTGAAAGGATAGAAAATGATTGTTCTTAGTGTTGATTGTCATTGCCAACTCGTGGAACATGGTTCCCAGGCAAACGCTTTTAAATTACTGTGCAAAGTACAGAAGTATTATTTACTCAGTCAAGGGAAGCCAGTTGTTGCCTCACTGAAAGTTCCCTGAAAAGGACCCTTAATCCTTTCAATGATATTGGGTTGTGGTAGCAGCACCGAGACACTGAAGAACCATGAATAAATAGTAACTAATGAAGAAATATTTGGATGCAGTCTGCAAATAACTGAATAAAACGGAGACACATTGCTGCAATCATTGACTTGCTCTGGAATGTCATGTATATTCAATGAAAGATAAGAAAGTGCAGTCTTTATATTTCTTGCCCAATGATAATGACTGGAGTAACTCCACATTATATGTTATTTCAGTTACACTCCAAATATATTGAACGACTTGGTGAATACTTCACACAGTTAGAATATTCTTTTATTTGCTATTTACAGTTTTGATGGATTTTTTCTGAGTGTTTAATAAAACTCAGCGTTTCATTTCGGCAAAGTCCCTCGAAGAAAACAGACAGCCAAGAAATGCCGCACAATCGTGACCATCTCAGTCAAATGCTGCAAAAGTGCAATAAAAATCTACAGCCCCGAGAACATATGCAACAATGAAAGGGACACAGTGTTAGCTCAGTCGGTAGATGTGATGCTTACCTTTCATTTGCAATTTTCTCTGCATGACCACCAGTAATGCGACCAACTCACAGATTAACAAGACTCCCAAAGATGAACAGACGGCAACAGGCATAGAAATAGGTGGACTTCCCTGCCCTTAAAGGATGGAGTACAAATGGGTTTAGCACAGTTAAAGTCTGCCATGGAAAATTGTAAATAACCATCATTAAGGAAACAATGGCACTAGCTTCCAAACCGTGAAAGTACCAACAGCATCAATGTCACTTTTCAGGAAAGTAACGCGAACACAAATACTAATCTTAGTATCAGTCAGTAATACCTGCAGGTGGAGGTGAAGGGGAGGCCGTCACCAACTCGGATCCTGTGGAACAGAAAGTACGAATAATTATGAAGGGAAATTTAACATAGGAAATCAAATAGTTGCCCTGATTTTTGACATGAATGATCACGGACAGGAGCCAGTCAATCAGCATCAATCTTACCTGAACACTTTACACTGGCAATTTCCTTGTGATTACACTTGCTTTTCGCTGGAGCTGCGGAGAGACAGTCAAACAGAGAGAATTCTCTTCCCTTGCACTTCACATCATTCTGCCAGATAACATCTTTCTCCTGGGAGAGAACGGCCGCATCTCGGGCTGATACAGCAAAGCCGCATCCCAGCTCTCTGCAGACAACATTAGCATCAGTTATATCCCAGGAATCGCCACACAGCGTTCCCCAGCGTTTATCGCACATGATTTCCACTCTTCCAGAACAGTTGCTGCTTCCTCCATGCAGGTGCACACTGTCTTGCGTATCTGTGGTACAGAACCGATTATTAGTGAATTCAGTACAAAGCAGAATCTCCAAGAGTTGGCACAAAGAGAAAGAAGACGCACCTAGTTGTTGATGGCAATAAGTTGAACTGAGGGTCTGCTCCTTTGTCACATTGCTCTCTGTTGGAAGGAGAAAGATGCTCAGTCTATTCGAAATTCATGTTTGAAATGACACCCGAACATTGAGAAGGCTTGTCATGTTACCTGAACAAACTACACCAGCATCGTCCCGGTGTTGACAGTCGTGTTGACCCCACGGATCTGTGTGACATTGCCACAGTGTCGACTCGTGggacacacactccatctcatCGAGCCAAAtagttcccgttcctgctccgaATGATTGAGCGTCGTATTCAACATACTGGAACGGACCACAGTGCAGCTGCTTACAAATCACTTTGGCAACGTGTGAATCCAATGTGTCTGAACACACTGTTCCCCAGGTCCCATTGTAGAAcacctccactcttccctcacaGCGATGTTTTCCATTCACCAGCCGCAGCTCCTTGTGTTCTGTTCAAACAATAACAGATATCCAGATTGTTAGATTGTTCATGTTTCCGGTGTGTGTTGTGATTGCCGTAACGAGCAGAATGCATGACAGGAACAAagggaattgctggagaaactcaatagaaTCTGTGAAGAGTGAAAGCACAGACAAATCTTCAGGTCCAGTGACGCGTATTCTGAATGGCGGAAGCGTCACTGAACATGAAACGTTGACTCCTCTTTGTCTCGACAGATGCTGAAAGACATATGACTTTTTCCAGAAATTTTCCTTTTTGTTTTAGATTCGCAGCATCCGCGGATCGTTGTGATCAGTTTTCTTAATAAAGCTTAATGCAATGGAAAAAGGAGTGAGCCAAATGTGCATCGTGCATGGAGATTAGAAAGACTTCACCAACACACGTTTAGAATCTGGCGAACTGTTTGAGAACCCGAAATGGTCGAGAAGCagaaactgacagaaaacaaaCAGCCTGTGTTACAAAGTAAATTGTCCACTTTGCAGAAGTGAAGATCCACTGGAAATGGTTCTGATATCATGGCTGCACAATTTTATATATACATTCAATCAATTTTAAATTTGTATCACCAGGGAAGTTTCAAACTGCTCAGTTTAAAGCAAATTACGGAATATTTTTACTGTTCTGAAAAATCATGCAAAACGAAAGTGCACAGTAATAAATAGGCAGTAAAGGTGTGTACAGGAGCTATGTCTCATGCAGGGAAGTCTGGTCGGAAATATAAAGAGATAACAATCACTCCTTCATTTTCGAGTTACAAATAGTTCGATAGACACACAAACAGGTCTCATATTTCTGGTGGCTCGATACAAAAATAAAGATCATAAATTTGGGATGAATTTTTAGGAAACCCTTTATGACATTCAGGACAACATTGTCATCCACTTGGAGTAGTGACAACTGATCAAAGATGACACTTTTCATGACAAACGCGATTTGTATCAATAGAAGGTGAAAAAAACTGACAGAAAAGTAATTTAGATTCGAGAAACAAATTGATCTTTCACTTTCTGTGCAGCATGTAAGTGTCAGAGATCGTTTCTTTAAATTCCTGCCGCTGCTCTACATCCTTTCGAATTCAGTGAACATATGTTAGCATGACGTCACACCTACAACCTTCGAGCAAAGTAAAAGCATTGAAAAATGGCCTCACCCGAGCACATAATTCTCACATCCTCTTTATGAGAACAGTCGTCTTGGTGACCCAATGGTACTGAAGGACATTCCCAGAGAAATGATTCGTTTCCAAAACACTTCACATCCTTCCACCAAATGTGGCCTGAGCCCGGTCCAGAGGAGGAAGGGAGTGTCATGTCCAGTGCTTTTCCACAACCCAGTTGTTGACAAACGACTCCAGCGTCTACCACATCCCATAAATCATCACAAACTGAGCCCCATATTCCATTGTAGTAAATCTCCACTCGACCAGCACAAGGGCTTCCACCATCTGACAGCCTTAGCTGAAAGTGCTCTGTGAAACAATGACACATTCAATGCACATTCCCTTCATCACTCAGGGCAACACAGTGTATAGATACAGGAATGACCGTTTTAAATGTTCTCATAAGAAGTACTTAATGTGCTGAAACATAATTTCTTACAAAACTAATCGATCAAGTGTAACCTTTTAGCACGAATGTCCAGCACATAAATGTTTCAAAATATCTTATTGCACTTGGTACTGCCAGGTTCAGTTTCTCTTTCTATGTTGAACATTCAGTGAAATATTTTGCAAACGGTTGCATTTGTGCTTTCTCTATCCTGTCACTCCGTTTATGTCTGTCCACACGTTACTTTGTCTAATGCTCACCCTATTTTTTAGTGCACATAACTGTACGTTCGTCCAATATAAATACCGTCTCAGCTTTCATTCATCAGCGCACAAGGGAATACTATACTTTACGAGAATATAACTGAAAGACAACGTATATAGTGGAGTGACAGCAATAACAATTTGAGTAGTTGTAGAAGTGTAAATACTGAAAGAGGACGAAAAGTCATTTCAGGTTATGATCACGTGTACTTAGATATAAAGGTCCAGAACTAATTCACAGAATTACAGATTTAAGAAGTCTTCAGCACAGAGAAAGAAACTTCGGCCCACCAATTCCGTTTCTGTCAAAAACAAGCTCCGAAATATtttaatctcattttccagcacttgggtTCGTCCTTAACTCCTTCGCATCACAAGTGCGCATCTAAATATATCTTAGATTTCACTAACGTTTCTGCATCTACCacacttacaggcagtgagttccagactacTCCCCCGCCCCAAGTCGATGAAAAAGAATGTCCTCAGGTCCCTCTGAACATTCTGTCCATCACCTTAACTCTATGCCGCATTTTAAGCAATTGCATAACATAGGGGAAAGATTCCTTCTTTCTTATTATGCACCTCAATCCTGCCCATACTCAGTCGCCTCTGTTTAAAGGAAAAGAATCCAAATCTGATCAAGTTGTCTTCATTGCTAAATTTTGCTCATCTCAAGAAAATCTCTCATACGTTTCCCCCTGCATTGTCTCCATTACTGTACAATCCATCCTCTGATGTGGATTCCTTAACTGCACACAGTTTTCTGCTCTGGTCTAAATCATGCTTCTTGCAGTTTGagaataaattaaactccatctcccactcctcggCATTTTTGCCTGTCTGATCAATATCTGTTTATATTCATTCTCATCAAAATTTCAAATCGCAACGCCAACTTCACTCTCACAAAATTAGAGATTGCTGGTGAAATGCAGGAGGTTCACCTTCCTCTTTGGGAAGTGGTGTTATTATTTCAAATCGAATGACTCTATCTGAAATAACGCATTCTTTGTGCACGTGTATCAACTTTACTTTTGGGTTAAGACACTGGAATTGGATTACTGATTTGATTAGATAACTTAGAGTgaggaaacaggaccttcggcccaacaagtccacaccgacactccaaacATCAACTAACCCAGACACATTCACCGACATCTCACgatacaggcaatttaacatggccaattcaactatcctgcacatctttcgactgtgagaggaaacataCGCAGAAATAGGGAGAAAGTGCTAGCCACTCAGACAGTtccctgaagcgggaattgaacgcggatgtttggcgctgtgaggcagtagtgctaaccactgtgccagcgagCAATAGAGTCTAATCtaagattaggttccctacattgtggaaagtGGCCCTTTGGACCAGCTAGTCGATACCGACCTTCGGaaatttaacccacccagacccatttccctcagaCGAATGCAAATAACACACtgcgcaatttagcatagccaattcacttgacctgccaCGTAATGCTTGTATCTGACAACAAAATGGTGTTAATTTTTCATATTCATCCATCTGCACCCTCCGCACACCTCAGATCTGCTTTCAGCCG of the Chiloscyllium punctatum isolate Juve2018m chromosome 36, sChiPun1.3, whole genome shotgun sequence genome contains:
- the LOC140460134 gene encoding scavenger receptor cysteine-rich type 1 protein M130-like; protein product: MECVSHESTLWQCHTDPWGQHDCQHRDDAGVVCSDTQDSVHLHGGSSNCSGRVEIMCDKRWGTLCGDSWDITDANVVCRELGCGFAVSARDAAVLSQEKDVIWQNDVKCKGREFSLFDCLSAAPAKSKCNHKEIASVKCSGSELVTASPSPPPAGQGSPPISMPVAVCSSLGVLLICELVALLVVMQRKLQMKELYRGDRGSSLGLYQGIYEEIENIPPGKRTDHKHGPVTYASIDSLNRIEYYTSHNLTDNNPGSENLEVKSNSIPGRIRGDYDDVETEDAESHDGKLQLDSDPDEPLTLTDDDSGLCSLGRF